One segment of Proteus appendicitidis DNA contains the following:
- a CDS encoding YebY family protein, producing MKRFLLAGMLMLFSFQAFSAAPISTVSKLQFGDDWPFTREEVMLNCRADGAWFVINPATLMQYPLNEIAMKQMESGKVKAQLIDIILLPDPNVPEKKKSVEVIQNAIKSLCESN from the coding sequence ATGAAACGTTTTTTACTAGCAGGAATGTTAATGCTTTTTTCTTTTCAGGCATTCTCTGCAGCACCTATTTCAACGGTCAGTAAGCTTCAATTTGGTGACGATTGGCCATTTACTCGAGAAGAAGTGATGCTTAATTGCCGTGCTGATGGTGCTTGGTTTGTGATTAATCCAGCAACACTGATGCAGTATCCACTTAATGAAATTGCAATGAAACAAATGGAAAGTGGAAAAGTAAAAGCACAGCTAATTGATATTATTTTACTGCCAGATCCTAATGTACCTGAAAAGAAAAAATCAGTAGAAGTGATACAGAATGCGATTAAGTCACTCTGTGAGAGTAATTAA
- a CDS encoding DUF1480 family protein — protein MKKTTLKIACYEIEDITLKHSSDNQLTYIHIPCDYDKEFCMQLDGWDENTSIPAQLKDKNILLYRHAYDKDSHHWILKVA, from the coding sequence ATGAAAAAGACAACGTTGAAAATTGCTTGCTATGAAATTGAAGATATTACTTTGAAACACTCTTCTGATAACCAATTAACTTATATTCATATTCCATGTGATTATGACAAAGAATTTTGCATGCAATTAGATGGATGGGATGAAAACACAAGTATTCCAGCCCAATTGAAAGATAAAAATATTCTGCTCTATCGTCATGCTTATGATAAAGATAGCCACCACTGGATTTTAAAAGTGGCATAA
- a CDS encoding PqiB family protein has protein sequence MQQEENDVQDTQAQIRRKRRISTFWLLPVIAIFIASWLLFQHWQDKGVQITIDFQSASGIVSGRTPIRYQGVDVGLVKDVTLSDDLRRVIVTADIRKDLATTLRQNTQFWLVTPKASLSGVSGLDALVGGNYISMLPGDGEKQFKFIAQEVRPQANIDKNQQLITLTTEKLGSLNVDSQVYYRQVPVGKVYSYAIRPDNQGIFIELSIDKQYAHLIRQDSHFWNVSGFQGSFNLKSGVSVKMESVSALINGAIAFDSPENSPPAQKNQQFVLQSATSVDAGKAIYGEDGLIISLTSEESWGVDAGQPILFRGITVGQIIQRNMSDDGVIFDAIIAPEYKHYIYENSKFVANSRINVNMGLNGIEVQGAAPQEWLEGGIHLIQGTKGAPKEQYRLYRNDFFAKASINGNELPVTLTLKASSLPGIQKGSVVLYHQFQVGEITDVRPLMDEFDIDVYISKQYRHLLTEKSVFWTEGAAKVSVNGSGLTVEATPLNRALKGAISFDNFENINNNVSRYKLYSSETSARAIGAQITLKTYDASKLSEGMPIRYLGIDIGQVESLILSPDRKAVTVSAVLYPDYVKTFARSGSRFAVVTPELTASGLDNLDSLIQPYIKAEPGNGGVYRQFELQTSNITDSRYLDGLNLVLNATEAGSVQIGTPIYYRGLEVGAVTGLELGNMSDRVLIHIRISKKYQYLVRNNTEFWLSSGYNFSFGLTGGVIRSGTFKQFIRGGITFATPPSTPLQTKAKQEQNFILNDKEPKDWDEWGTAIPKP, from the coding sequence ATGCAACAAGAAGAAAACGACGTTCAGGACACACAAGCCCAAATACGCCGCAAGCGTAGAATTTCGACATTTTGGCTACTGCCTGTCATCGCCATTTTTATTGCTAGTTGGTTGCTTTTCCAACATTGGCAAGATAAAGGCGTACAAATCACGATTGATTTTCAATCCGCATCAGGAATTGTCTCTGGCAGAACACCTATTCGCTATCAAGGCGTTGATGTGGGTTTGGTTAAAGATGTCACGTTAAGCGACGACTTACGTCGAGTTATTGTTACAGCCGATATCCGCAAAGATCTCGCCACAACGCTACGCCAAAACACACAGTTTTGGTTAGTTACACCTAAGGCCAGCCTTTCTGGTGTATCTGGGCTAGATGCTTTAGTTGGTGGTAACTATATCAGCATGTTACCGGGTGACGGTGAAAAGCAGTTTAAATTTATTGCTCAGGAAGTTCGTCCTCAAGCTAATATTGATAAAAATCAGCAATTAATAACCTTAACGACAGAAAAACTAGGCTCACTCAATGTTGACTCTCAAGTTTATTATCGCCAAGTTCCTGTTGGTAAGGTGTATAGCTATGCGATTCGCCCTGATAATCAAGGTATTTTTATTGAACTAAGTATTGATAAACAGTACGCCCACTTAATTCGTCAAGATAGCCATTTCTGGAACGTCTCTGGCTTTCAAGGTAGTTTTAATTTAAAAAGTGGTGTATCAGTAAAAATGGAAAGCGTTTCTGCTTTAATCAATGGTGCTATTGCTTTTGATTCCCCAGAAAACAGCCCTCCAGCACAAAAAAACCAGCAATTCGTTTTACAATCAGCAACCTCCGTAGATGCAGGTAAAGCAATATATGGCGAAGATGGATTAATTATTTCACTAACTAGTGAAGAAAGTTGGGGTGTTGATGCAGGGCAACCTATTCTCTTTAGAGGAATTACTGTTGGGCAAATCATTCAGCGTAATATGAGTGATGATGGGGTTATTTTTGATGCAATTATCGCCCCTGAATATAAACATTATATTTATGAAAATAGTAAATTTGTTGCCAATAGCCGGATTAACGTCAATATGGGTCTAAATGGTATTGAAGTTCAAGGCGCGGCACCTCAAGAATGGCTTGAAGGAGGTATTCATCTTATTCAAGGTACTAAAGGAGCACCTAAAGAACAGTATCGCCTTTATCGTAACGACTTTTTTGCCAAAGCCAGTATTAATGGTAATGAATTACCAGTGACACTCACTTTAAAAGCATCAAGTCTTCCTGGGATACAAAAAGGTTCAGTGGTTCTTTATCATCAATTCCAAGTCGGTGAAATTACTGATGTTCGACCTTTAATGGATGAATTTGATATTGATGTTTATATTTCAAAACAATACCGCCATCTACTCACAGAAAAGAGTGTATTTTGGACTGAAGGGGCAGCTAAAGTATCTGTTAATGGCTCAGGATTAACTGTTGAAGCAACACCACTAAATCGTGCATTAAAAGGCGCAATCAGTTTTGATAATTTCGAAAATATCAATAACAACGTTTCACGTTACAAACTCTATTCATCAGAAACTAGCGCACGAGCTATCGGCGCTCAAATTACGTTAAAAACCTACGACGCAAGCAAACTTTCTGAAGGAATGCCTATTCGTTATTTAGGCATTGATATTGGACAAGTCGAATCATTAATCCTTTCACCTGATAGAAAAGCAGTGACTGTATCTGCTGTTCTCTATCCTGATTATGTCAAAACCTTTGCGAGATCAGGCAGCCGCTTCGCTGTTGTTACTCCCGAATTAACAGCATCAGGATTAGATAACTTAGATTCACTGATACAGCCTTATATCAAAGCAGAACCTGGCAATGGTGGTGTATATCGTCAATTTGAATTACAAACCTCTAATATTACAGATTCACGTTATCTCGATGGATTAAACCTCGTGTTAAATGCCACTGAAGCGGGTTCGGTACAAATTGGCACACCTATTTACTACCGTGGTCTTGAAGTTGGCGCTGTAACAGGTCTTGAACTAGGAAATATGTCTGACAGAGTATTAATTCACATTCGTATTAGTAAAAAATATCAATACCTTGTTCGAAATAATACAGAGTTTTGGCTCTCATCTGGATATAACTTCTCGTTTGGTTTAACTGGTGGCGTTATTCGTAGTGGTACATTCAAGCAATTTATACGTGGTGGGATCACTTTCGCAACACCACCTTCCACACCATTACAAACGAAAGCAAAACAGGAACAGAATTTCATTTTAAATGATAAAGAACCCAAAGATTGGGATGAATGGGGAACGGCAATACCTAAACCTTAA
- the yebS gene encoding membrane integrity lipid transport subunit YebS → MNNIAIKGKKSIRCQECDHLVTLPLALKRGEDAYCPRCQAKLASYRSWSLTRLLILSITMLILASIAFTQPLVKIHLLGTMITANVLDGIRMMSEQGSPLTATMVAFCAIAAPLSLPIAILYLHLGSRLRLNLRPVLLMLGKLKEWVMLDVYLIGLGVATIKLGDYATVYIGNGLIAFVSLMILSLLMLININMDQLWQRFYPQKEIEKSPATCHACHYHFKRTPSTHCPRCKSCYTSRQPMSLQKTWAALISAIILLIPANLLPISIFYLNGQRSEDTIFSGVLSLVNSGNTPIAVIVFIASVFVPFFKIIIMLGLLLSIHFNSRIDPLLRMKLYRFVSWIGRWSMLDLFVIGLMMSLINRDQLMTFTMGPAAFYFGTAVILTILAVEWLDSRLLWDTYATRRKRRSGHTSPNTPQA, encoded by the coding sequence GTGAACAATATCGCAATAAAGGGAAAAAAATCAATACGCTGTCAGGAGTGTGATCACCTCGTGACACTACCTCTTGCATTAAAGCGTGGAGAAGATGCTTATTGCCCACGTTGCCAAGCCAAACTCGCATCTTATCGTTCTTGGTCATTAACTCGTCTACTTATTCTTTCTATTACAATGCTTATTTTGGCATCAATAGCATTTACTCAGCCACTAGTTAAAATTCATCTATTAGGCACAATGATAACCGCGAATGTGCTTGACGGTATTCGCATGATGTCAGAGCAAGGCTCTCCTCTTACAGCAACAATGGTAGCCTTTTGTGCTATTGCTGCTCCACTTAGCCTCCCCATCGCTATTTTATATCTCCATTTAGGCTCTCGCTTACGCCTTAATCTTCGCCCAGTCTTATTAATGTTAGGGAAATTAAAAGAATGGGTAATGCTAGATGTCTATTTAATAGGGCTTGGTGTTGCAACAATAAAATTAGGCGATTATGCAACTGTTTATATTGGCAATGGCTTAATTGCTTTTGTTTCTTTAATGATACTCAGCTTATTAATGCTAATTAACATTAATATGGACCAACTTTGGCAACGCTTTTATCCACAAAAAGAAATAGAAAAAAGCCCTGCAACTTGCCATGCCTGTCATTATCATTTTAAAAGAACACCATCAACACACTGCCCTCGTTGTAAATCTTGCTATACCTCAAGACAGCCAATGAGTTTACAAAAAACATGGGCTGCATTAATTTCAGCAATAATTTTACTAATACCTGCAAATCTATTACCTATTTCTATTTTCTATTTAAATGGTCAGCGTAGTGAAGACACTATTTTTTCAGGTGTACTTTCCTTAGTGAATTCAGGTAATACTCCAATTGCAGTTATTGTCTTCATTGCCAGTGTTTTTGTGCCTTTTTTCAAGATTATAATTATGCTGGGCTTATTATTAAGCATTCATTTTAATTCTCGTATTGACCCCCTACTTCGAATGAAACTATACCGTTTTGTCTCTTGGATAGGACGATGGTCAATGCTTGATCTCTTTGTGATTGGGCTAATGATGTCATTGATTAATCGAGATCAATTGATGACTTTCACAATGGGGCCAGCGGCTTTTTATTTTGGTACTGCGGTTATTCTTACTATCCTTGCCGTTGAATGGTTGGATAGTCGTTTACTATGGGATACTTATGCAACAAGAAGAAAACGACGTTCAGGACACACAAGCCCAAATACGCCGCAAGCGTAG
- a CDS encoding GAF domain-containing protein, with product MPKSLFYQELTDNLSALLSGENDLIASLANTSALLYEKLDTINWVGFYLNDGDSLVLGPFQGKIACVRIGFGKGVCGTAYSENRILRVSDVHQFSGHIACDSASQSEIVLPLEVNGQIIGVLDIDSPIFDRFDKKDENGLKALCDVLCEHLKTCHTAKYCEFCVS from the coding sequence ATGCCAAAATCGCTTTTTTATCAGGAACTCACTGATAATTTGTCAGCCTTGTTGTCTGGTGAAAATGATCTTATCGCATCACTTGCTAATACCAGCGCGCTTCTTTACGAGAAGTTAGATACGATAAATTGGGTTGGGTTTTATCTTAATGATGGTGATTCATTAGTCCTTGGCCCATTTCAAGGCAAAATTGCTTGTGTCAGAATAGGTTTTGGAAAAGGAGTTTGCGGAACTGCATACTCCGAAAACAGAATTTTAAGAGTAAGTGACGTTCATCAATTTAGTGGTCATATTGCTTGTGACAGTGCAAGTCAGTCTGAAATTGTTCTACCTTTAGAAGTAAATGGACAAATTATCGGCGTTCTCGATATTGATAGTCCTATTTTTGATCGTTTTGATAAAAAAGATGAAAATGGGCTTAAAGCGTTGTGTGACGTGCTCTGCGAGCATTTAAAAACTTGTCATACAGCAAAATATTGTGAATTTTGTGTAAGTTAA
- the proQ gene encoding RNA chaperone ProQ — MENQPKLNSSKEIIAFLAERFPKCFIAEGEARPLKVGIFQDLVEDLKDETQLSKTQLRSALRLYTSSWRYLYGVKEGAKRVDLNGNDCGELEAEHIEHARTQLAEAKARVQAQRAEQRAKKREAEGDKETSKRPAAKKPNNTRRQPPKDGEKRQPRPQKAAQAPRKAPPRQNTEKLIPVKDTSVLTVGQSLKVNVGSSVMDATVLEIAKEGVRVQLPNGLAMNVRTEHLKF, encoded by the coding sequence ATGGAAAATCAACCTAAGTTGAATAGTAGTAAAGAAATCATCGCTTTTTTAGCTGAACGTTTCCCTAAGTGTTTTATCGCTGAGGGCGAAGCCCGCCCTTTGAAAGTTGGCATTTTTCAAGATCTTGTTGAAGATCTAAAAGATGAAACTCAACTGAGTAAAACACAGTTACGTTCGGCATTACGCTTGTATACCTCAAGTTGGCGCTACCTTTATGGAGTTAAAGAAGGAGCAAAACGTGTCGATTTGAATGGTAATGACTGCGGCGAACTGGAAGCTGAGCATATTGAACATGCTCGTACACAATTAGCAGAAGCTAAGGCGCGCGTTCAAGCTCAGAGAGCAGAACAACGTGCTAAGAAGCGCGAAGCTGAAGGTGATAAGGAGACCAGCAAACGTCCGGCAGCGAAAAAGCCAAATAATACGCGTCGTCAGCCACCTAAAGATGGTGAAAAACGGCAGCCTCGTCCTCAAAAAGCGGCTCAAGCACCTCGTAAAGCACCACCACGCCAAAATACTGAAAAGTTAATTCCAGTGAAAGACACATCAGTTCTTACTGTTGGTCAATCGCTAAAAGTTAACGTTGGTAGCAGCGTGATGGACGCGACAGTGCTAGAGATAGCCAAAGAGGGTGTACGTGTACAATTGCCTAATGGTTTGGCAATGAATGTACGCACGGAACATTTAAAGTTCTGA
- the prc gene encoding carboxy terminal-processing peptidase → MNKLLNVAFAIGLTLTGTSVVMAEKPATPAMVTIDQLPELKQEPQHSTVSERVTSRFERSHYRQFSLDASFSEKIFNRYLNLLDYSHNVLLASDIAQFDKEKTKVGEYLKKGELQPLYDLFNLAQKRRFERFQYALNRLDKPMDLTGQDKFELDRTKAPWPQTQAELDKLWDEKVKYDWLTLKLSEKTDSEVKETLTKRYKAALRRQTQSQSEDVFQIIMSAFAREIDPHTSYLSPRNTEAFDSEMSLSLEGIGAVLQMDDDYPMINSMVTGGPAAKSKELKVGDKIIAVGQQNKTMVDVVGWRLDDIVALIKGPKGSQVKLEVISDEKGAKPRTITLVREQIRLEDRAVKLTEKVINGDKVAILDIPSFYVGLTNDVKTQLQKVAKDNVSSLVIDLRGNGGGALTEAISLSGLFIPSGPVVQVRDNNGRVRQDFDKDDVVYYKGPLVVIVNRFSASASEIFAAAMQDYGRALIVGEQTFGKGTVQQYRPLTRVYDQMLSPDWPGLGSVQYTIQKFYRINGGSTQLKGVTPDLLLPSFDSAEMGESFEDNALPWDSISPASYQLSEYSDKLKAALAPLTEQHTKRIANDREFSYIFADIQRYNDAKAKGEDKFVILNFAEREKENKELEAIKLNRINERFKLEGKPALKSLDDLPKDYEGPDPYLDETAKIAVDLSKVLKPKKLLN, encoded by the coding sequence ATGAACAAACTTTTAAATGTGGCTTTTGCAATCGGATTAACGTTAACAGGCACTTCTGTTGTGATGGCTGAGAAACCAGCCACCCCAGCAATGGTAACTATTGATCAGTTACCCGAATTAAAGCAAGAGCCACAACATTCTACCGTGAGCGAGCGAGTAACCTCTCGTTTTGAACGCTCTCATTATCGTCAGTTCTCGCTAGATGCGAGCTTTTCTGAAAAGATTTTTAATCGCTATCTTAATTTATTAGATTATAGCCACAATGTGTTGCTAGCATCAGATATTGCCCAATTTGATAAAGAAAAAACCAAAGTAGGTGAATATCTGAAAAAAGGGGAGCTTCAGCCTCTTTATGATCTCTTTAATTTAGCGCAAAAAAGACGTTTTGAACGTTTTCAATACGCCTTAAACCGCCTAGATAAACCCATGGATTTAACTGGTCAAGATAAGTTTGAGTTAGATAGAACAAAAGCGCCATGGCCGCAAACTCAAGCTGAGCTAGATAAACTTTGGGATGAAAAAGTAAAATATGATTGGTTAACGCTGAAACTATCTGAAAAAACAGATAGCGAAGTTAAAGAGACCCTCACTAAGCGTTATAAAGCTGCGTTACGTCGTCAAACGCAAAGCCAAAGTGAAGATGTTTTCCAAATCATTATGTCGGCATTCGCCCGCGAAATTGATCCTCATACAAGTTATTTATCACCAAGAAATACCGAAGCCTTTGATTCTGAAATGAGCCTATCCTTAGAAGGCATTGGCGCTGTATTACAGATGGATGATGACTACCCTATGATCAACTCTATGGTAACCGGTGGTCCGGCTGCAAAAAGCAAAGAGTTGAAAGTAGGCGATAAAATTATTGCTGTAGGGCAACAAAATAAAACGATGGTTGATGTTGTCGGCTGGCGACTTGATGATATTGTTGCGTTGATTAAAGGGCCAAAAGGTAGCCAAGTAAAATTAGAAGTTATTTCTGATGAGAAAGGCGCTAAACCAAGAACAATCACTTTAGTCAGAGAGCAAATCCGTTTAGAAGACAGAGCTGTTAAGCTAACTGAAAAAGTGATTAACGGTGATAAAGTTGCAATTTTGGATATTCCAAGCTTCTATGTTGGTTTAACCAATGACGTAAAAACACAGTTACAAAAAGTGGCTAAAGATAATGTTTCATCTTTAGTCATTGATTTGCGCGGTAATGGTGGTGGCGCATTAACAGAGGCGATTTCACTTTCAGGATTATTTATTCCGAGTGGCCCCGTTGTGCAAGTCAGAGATAATAATGGTCGTGTACGACAAGATTTCGATAAAGATGATGTCGTGTATTATAAAGGACCACTGGTGGTTATCGTAAATCGCTTTAGTGCTTCTGCCTCTGAAATTTTTGCGGCTGCAATGCAAGACTACGGACGAGCGCTAATTGTAGGTGAGCAAACGTTCGGTAAAGGAACAGTTCAGCAATATCGCCCATTAACCCGTGTTTACGACCAAATGCTAAGCCCTGATTGGCCTGGTTTAGGTTCAGTGCAATACACTATTCAAAAATTCTATCGAATTAATGGTGGCAGTACTCAACTTAAAGGGGTAACCCCTGATTTGTTGTTACCAAGCTTTGATAGTGCTGAAATGGGTGAAAGTTTTGAAGATAACGCATTGCCTTGGGATAGTATCTCTCCAGCAAGCTATCAGCTCTCTGAGTATTCAGACAAGCTGAAGGCCGCGTTAGCGCCATTAACTGAGCAGCATACTAAGCGCATCGCAAATGACAGAGAGTTTTCGTACATCTTTGCTGATATTCAGCGTTATAACGATGCCAAAGCAAAAGGTGAAGATAAATTTGTTATCTTAAACTTCGCTGAAAGAGAGAAAGAAAACAAAGAGCTAGAAGCCATCAAATTAAATCGCATTAATGAGCGTTTTAAATTAGAAGGTAAGCCTGCGTTAAAATCACTCGATGATTTGCCTAAGGATTATGAGGGGCCAGATCCTTATTTAGATGAAACTGCTAAAATTGCGGTTGATCTCTCAAAAGTGCTTAAGCCTAAGAAATTATTAAATTAA
- a CDS encoding OprD family outer membrane porin — protein MKVKKIVLFMLSPCFLAVSAANAANWEDSIKESAFISDSELELSTINMWKYLKTENRFDKEEQRYRKQVANAWGQNFQADFKSGYLGDILGFDVSYYGGIKLGASKDFASRAILYNDDGDAKGYNKIGQRFAKVKFDLDPVLINGKAGWFTLKNTGIFTNSQRLSLNSYNGYATNTAMGDWSLDLLFLDGKVMRRDSPNTDRMYFSDGNGVRHNIDHVLTGGINYNSKPLKVFYFYGQADDVFRQHGLEAKYKLTSDVTVGGVVYYHDYGSDGKRTLSDANKGKRNFDNDAWHFAGTMEWRIPESPWTLRTGVTYTDAEKANGVGQFARNPIGNTRGRFNSPAYADIDYVRDGEVMGALEAEYRISKELSVGARTNYSEFSYSGERLKQGQFGLFSYWKPTKNLSVSLSGGIGWHHQQENDYTTPKLYDGHSQRAHSLSGSMTTTYRFKM, from the coding sequence ATGAAAGTAAAAAAAATAGTATTGTTTATGTTGTCTCCTTGCTTCTTAGCAGTAAGCGCTGCTAATGCCGCAAATTGGGAAGACTCAATTAAAGAAAGCGCGTTTATTTCAGATTCAGAACTTGAACTTTCTACAATCAATATGTGGAAATACTTAAAAACTGAAAACCGTTTTGATAAAGAAGAGCAACGTTACAGAAAGCAAGTTGCCAATGCTTGGGGTCAAAACTTCCAAGCTGATTTCAAATCAGGTTATTTAGGTGACATCCTAGGATTTGATGTCTCTTATTATGGTGGTATCAAATTAGGCGCAAGTAAAGACTTCGCCTCTCGTGCAATTTTATATAATGATGATGGCGACGCAAAAGGCTATAACAAAATTGGTCAACGCTTTGCAAAAGTTAAATTCGATTTAGATCCTGTATTAATTAACGGTAAAGCGGGTTGGTTTACTCTGAAAAATACCGGTATTTTTACAAACTCACAGCGTTTATCATTAAACAGCTACAATGGTTATGCTACTAACACTGCAATGGGCGACTGGAGCTTAGATTTACTATTCCTTGACGGTAAAGTAATGCGTCGTGATAGCCCAAATACTGACAGAATGTATTTCAGCGATGGCAATGGCGTTAGACATAATATCGACCATGTGCTGACTGGTGGCATTAACTACAACTCCAAACCGTTAAAAGTATTTTATTTCTATGGTCAAGCGGATGATGTATTCCGTCAACATGGTTTAGAAGCAAAATATAAATTAACCTCAGATGTTACTGTTGGCGGTGTTGTTTATTATCATGATTACGGTAGTGATGGTAAACGTACATTAAGTGATGCCAATAAGGGTAAACGTAACTTTGATAATGACGCATGGCACTTTGCAGGTACTATGGAATGGCGCATTCCAGAATCACCATGGACATTACGTACAGGTGTGACATATACCGATGCAGAAAAAGCTAATGGTGTTGGTCAATTTGCGCGTAACCCAATTGGTAATACCCGTGGACGCTTTAACTCACCTGCTTACGCAGATATCGACTATGTACGTGATGGTGAGGTTATGGGTGCATTGGAAGCTGAATACAGAATTAGCAAAGAACTGTCTGTTGGTGCGCGTACCAACTATAGTGAGTTCAGCTATTCTGGTGAAAGATTAAAACAAGGGCAATTTGGTTTATTTAGCTACTGGAAACCTACAAAAAATCTTTCTGTTTCTTTAAGTGGTGGTATCGGCTGGCACCACCAGCAAGAAAACGACTATACCACACCAAAACTTTATGATGGTCACTCACAACGAGCTCATTCATTATCAGGCTCTATGACAACAACATATCGTTTTAAAATGTAA
- the htpX gene encoding protease HtpX yields the protein MMRIALFLLTNLAVMFVFGIILSLTGIQGRSVQGLMIMAGLFGFGGAFISLLMSKWMALRSVGGQVIENPTSEVERWLLDTVRRQSEQVGIKMPQVAIYDAPDINAFATGARRDASLVAVSTGLLANMSRDEAEAVIAHEISHVANGDMITMTLLQGVVNTFVIFISRIIAQFVANFISNDEESENSNGNPWVYMGVSMVLEIVFGILASIITMWFSRYREFHADAGSAKLVGREKMIAALQRLKTSYEPQEESSMMAFCINGRNKSFSELFLSHPPLDKRIEALRNGEYLK from the coding sequence ATGATGAGAATTGCTTTATTCCTGTTAACAAACTTAGCTGTTATGTTTGTTTTTGGGATCATCTTATCTTTAACAGGTATACAAGGTCGTAGTGTTCAAGGCTTGATGATCATGGCGGGCTTGTTTGGCTTTGGTGGTGCATTTATTTCACTATTAATGTCAAAATGGATGGCATTACGTTCAGTGGGTGGTCAAGTTATTGAAAACCCAACTTCAGAAGTAGAGCGTTGGTTATTAGATACGGTAAGAAGACAATCTGAACAAGTCGGCATTAAAATGCCACAAGTGGCAATTTATGATGCGCCTGATATTAATGCATTTGCAACAGGCGCTCGCCGTGATGCTTCGCTGGTGGCTGTGAGTACTGGTTTGTTAGCTAATATGAGTCGAGATGAAGCAGAAGCGGTTATTGCCCATGAAATTAGCCATGTCGCTAATGGTGATATGATAACCATGACCTTGCTACAAGGTGTTGTGAATACCTTCGTTATCTTTATTTCTCGTATCATCGCTCAATTTGTTGCTAACTTTATCTCTAATGACGAAGAGAGTGAAAATAGCAATGGAAACCCATGGGTTTATATGGGGGTTTCAATGGTTCTGGAAATTGTATTCGGTATTCTTGCCAGCATTATTACCATGTGGTTCTCTCGTTATCGTGAATTCCACGCGGATGCGGGTTCTGCAAAGCTTGTTGGCCGTGAAAAAATGATAGCGGCATTACAACGTTTGAAAACGAGTTACGAGCCACAAGAAGAGAGTAGCATGATGGCTTTCTGTATCAATGGTCGTAATAAGTCATTCAGCGAGTTATTTTTATCTCATCCGCCATTAGATAAGCGTATTGAAGCACTGCGCAATGGTGAGTATTTGAAATAA
- a CDS encoding nucleotidyl transferase AbiEii/AbiGii toxin family protein, which produces MKKQIDLFPDVADALGIDSVSIVEKDFYIIELLKMIKDAAYHSHQLVFSGGTALSKSGIALNRMSEDVDIKMVPNVRFLSKSREQRKKIRRELIGSIIKKIESLDFFKINLENAIKRDEYRYYEVEIQYPQKHQQAPCLRPFIKLEFIETELLEPPKNRNISSLVTQLTDQGDVIESLPCATNESTHVEKLISIMRRTASLNRGYDRFDDKSLVRHIYDNYCIVTHQPPDYQKLSIFMYNCIQQDIARYSNQYPEFCEFPLKELQLGLDRLRDDPIHEQRYLKFVLPMVFSKNKITWKNAYATFHTTASILLNILNEKYYN; this is translated from the coding sequence ATGAAAAAACAAATTGATTTATTCCCTGATGTTGCAGATGCTCTCGGTATTGATTCCGTATCTATTGTTGAAAAAGACTTTTATATCATTGAGCTATTAAAAATGATTAAAGATGCAGCTTACCATTCCCATCAACTTGTTTTTTCTGGTGGTACAGCACTATCTAAATCAGGAATAGCATTAAACAGAATGTCTGAAGATGTTGATATAAAAATGGTACCAAATGTTCGGTTTTTATCCAAGTCAAGGGAGCAGCGTAAAAAAATTAGGCGTGAATTAATTGGCTCAATTATAAAGAAAATAGAATCATTAGATTTTTTTAAAATTAACTTAGAGAATGCAATTAAACGTGATGAATATCGCTACTACGAAGTAGAAATACAATACCCTCAAAAGCACCAGCAAGCACCTTGCTTAAGACCCTTCATTAAACTTGAATTTATCGAAACAGAATTATTAGAGCCACCCAAAAATAGAAACATTAGCTCATTAGTTACACAATTAACGGATCAAGGAGATGTAATTGAATCACTTCCATGTGCTACAAATGAATCAACTCATGTGGAGAAACTTATATCAATAATGCGTAGAACAGCATCATTAAATCGTGGTTATGATCGATTTGACGATAAATCATTAGTTAGGCATATTTATGATAATTATTGTATTGTCACTCACCAACCACCTGATTATCAAAAACTCAGTATTTTTATGTATAACTGTATACAACAAGATATAGCACGATACTCAAACCAGTATCCTGAATTTTGCGAGTTTCCACTTAAAGAATTGCAACTAGGGCTAGATAGATTACGTGATGACCCAATTCATGAGCAACGTTATCTAAAATTTGTTTTACCGATGGTCTTTAGCAAAAACAAAATCACATGGAAAAATGCATATGCAACATTTCATACAACAGCCTCTATTTTATTAAATATCCTTAACGAAAAATATTATAATTAA